Proteins from a genomic interval of Arthrobacter sp. CAN_C5:
- a CDS encoding glycerophosphodiester phosphodiesterase family protein: protein MESIENGHLLFSRRRFLAGASGAILLAGCSARNPVQQVHPVHTVDGLLAEAVFYVAHRGSMDNWPEHTADAYTQSLAAGAKAIEISLSATADGELVCHHDLNTLRMTGVDRVIAETKFDGLRSLQNNARQWLGPNSFLLPIPRLQDVLDSHAAHSVIFIEDKQGTNTAALLDLMDSYPDSTQHFVWKQPALVDVPDEVTRRGYKTWGYLPADDFGVLEEGLERLVSRYDLLGIHHSAPDDLIRTLVQGGIPVMVWEVHTRSMRDRLVGLGVRGMMCSNIPYVTTSSARSRADIFATGLRGHGDLPWALAWTHQPEIISSGSSILLAHSDKASYCMGSLCPVPTSNYSINFEMRWPETLPRDRDHAGVAFGQRDDSPYRVRAPADSGGYHLIIRRDGELVLFGRVAGEVDGYPLGRVLTLPPVVGEWMRFRIEVTSSTLRCVRLDDGSGTVTARTDVYRGGYFSLCRNYWEYPPVEFRGVSVT from the coding sequence ATGGAATCGATCGAGAACGGACATTTGCTGTTTTCCCGGCGACGATTTCTTGCAGGCGCGTCCGGAGCGATCCTGCTCGCCGGATGCTCCGCTCGGAACCCCGTGCAGCAGGTACATCCGGTCCACACGGTTGACGGGCTGTTGGCAGAGGCGGTGTTCTATGTCGCGCACCGCGGCTCAATGGATAACTGGCCTGAACATACTGCTGATGCTTATACACAGTCGCTGGCCGCCGGAGCGAAGGCAATCGAGATTTCTCTTAGCGCAACCGCTGACGGAGAGCTCGTATGCCACCATGATCTCAATACACTCAGAATGACCGGCGTCGATCGGGTGATTGCCGAGACGAAATTCGATGGGCTTCGAAGTTTGCAGAACAATGCCCGACAGTGGCTCGGGCCCAATAGCTTCCTGCTGCCGATTCCGCGACTTCAGGACGTCCTGGACAGCCACGCTGCCCACTCGGTGATTTTCATTGAAGATAAGCAGGGGACGAACACGGCAGCTCTGCTGGACCTCATGGATTCCTATCCGGATTCCACCCAGCATTTTGTGTGGAAGCAGCCGGCATTGGTTGATGTTCCTGATGAGGTTACGCGGCGCGGATACAAAACATGGGGCTACTTACCCGCCGACGATTTCGGCGTTCTTGAGGAGGGCCTCGAAAGACTCGTGTCGAGGTATGACCTCCTCGGCATTCATCATTCGGCACCCGACGATCTCATTCGTACCTTGGTCCAGGGCGGTATACCCGTGATGGTGTGGGAAGTACACACACGCTCGATGCGAGACCGGCTTGTTGGCCTCGGCGTGAGGGGAATGATGTGCTCAAACATTCCGTATGTCACAACGTCAAGTGCGCGGTCCAGAGCGGATATCTTTGCGACCGGTCTGCGCGGTCACGGAGATTTGCCATGGGCGCTGGCCTGGACACACCAACCAGAAATTATCAGCTCCGGGTCGTCGATTCTCTTGGCGCATAGCGACAAGGCAAGCTACTGCATGGGATCGCTGTGTCCCGTCCCGACGTCAAATTACAGCATCAACTTTGAAATGCGCTGGCCCGAAACTTTACCCCGTGACAGGGACCACGCGGGGGTTGCTTTTGGGCAACGGGATGACTCGCCCTACCGGGTGCGGGCGCCCGCCGACTCTGGCGGATACCACCTGATTATTCGACGCGACGGAGAGCTTGTCCTTTTTGGCCGGGTGGCCGGCGAAGTTGACGGGTACCCGCTGGGCCGGGTTCTCACTTTGCCGCCAGTCGTTGGCGAGTGGATGCGCTTCCGCATTGAGGTCACTTCCAGCACCTTACGATGCGTCAGGCTGGATGACGGGAGTGGCACGGTGACTGCCCGAACCGATGTCTACCGTGGGGGATACTTTTCCCTGTGCCGCAACTACTGGGAATATCCTCCGGTCGAATTCCGCGGCGTGTCCGTAACTTAG
- a CDS encoding polysaccharide biosynthesis tyrosine autokinase produces MILISVLLCTGIAGAVTAATVPVYQSTVRFYVFAPTAEGQTALQADELARLRIIGYATLLTSEKIVEQISKASGVEESVETVTDMISANGDADTLILTANVRSEDQDEATALASSIATNFNRLVNDLEGAGSPEGAETVLNVVAGPTQDDNPVSPSEMLNYGLGILVGLALGVGLIILRSRADNTLRSIDNLEEASGLQLLSTVPADRKVDRGSPGVSVRNSLQFEAFRNLRTNLHFRSDADSLRVIAVTSATVGEGASTVAFNLAAACAEAGYRTLLIETDIRNPQLAPGLGSVHKDGLAEVLQHGREFGSVINSGPYEQLSIMCAGTASGRASELLNAAAVEAVLRKAKEAYDLVVLDTAPLLPFADSRTVAALSDGVIVVARYGYSTPNGVRAGAETLELVGAKVLGIVLNAVPLPKRIRARFSSEHEGHTDADPTEDPGTFPTEPESKEKRGQHVESQ; encoded by the coding sequence ATGATTCTCATTTCGGTTTTACTGTGCACCGGGATTGCGGGCGCAGTTACCGCCGCGACCGTCCCGGTCTATCAAAGCACCGTGCGGTTCTACGTCTTCGCTCCGACTGCGGAGGGGCAGACGGCCCTGCAGGCGGACGAACTCGCTCGCTTGCGAATCATCGGGTATGCGACCCTGCTGACCAGCGAAAAGATCGTTGAGCAGATTTCGAAGGCCAGTGGCGTTGAGGAATCCGTTGAGACGGTGACAGATATGATCAGCGCGAATGGCGACGCTGACACACTGATACTCACCGCGAATGTGCGAAGCGAAGACCAGGACGAAGCGACGGCACTTGCGTCATCGATTGCCACGAATTTTAATCGCCTGGTCAACGACCTTGAAGGCGCCGGAAGCCCTGAGGGTGCTGAAACCGTCCTCAATGTGGTTGCGGGACCAACCCAGGATGACAATCCTGTCTCTCCCAGCGAGATGCTGAACTACGGGCTGGGAATACTGGTCGGGCTGGCGCTGGGCGTGGGACTCATTATTCTTCGCAGCCGCGCTGACAACACGCTCCGCTCGATTGATAATCTCGAGGAAGCAAGCGGGCTGCAGCTTCTTTCGACGGTGCCCGCTGACCGAAAGGTGGATCGTGGAAGCCCCGGCGTGTCGGTCCGAAATTCCCTACAATTCGAAGCCTTCCGAAATCTGCGTACCAACCTTCATTTCCGTTCTGACGCCGACTCCTTACGGGTCATCGCCGTCACTTCAGCGACTGTCGGTGAGGGTGCGTCCACCGTTGCCTTCAATCTTGCTGCTGCCTGCGCGGAAGCGGGCTACCGGACTCTCCTTATCGAAACCGATATTCGCAACCCGCAGCTCGCGCCTGGTCTCGGATCCGTGCATAAAGACGGATTAGCAGAGGTGCTGCAGCACGGGCGTGAATTCGGATCGGTCATCAATTCCGGACCGTATGAACAACTCTCGATTATGTGCGCAGGCACGGCATCCGGCCGGGCCTCGGAACTCCTCAACGCCGCCGCTGTGGAGGCTGTCCTCAGGAAGGCCAAAGAGGCCTACGATCTGGTGGTCCTCGATACCGCTCCGCTTCTCCCCTTCGCGGACTCGCGAACGGTTGCCGCTCTCTCAGATGGGGTGATAGTCGTTGCCCGGTATGGCTACTCCACGCCCAACGGTGTGAGAGCGGGAGCGGAGACATTGGAACTGGTGGGTGCCAAGGTTCTGGGAATTGTCCTTAACGCTGTGCCTTTGCCCAAGCGGATACGAGCCCGCTTTTCATCAGAGCATGAAGGTCACACGGACGCGGACCCCACCGAAGACCCCGGCACCTTCCCCACAGAGCCAGAGAGCAAGGAAAAGCGCGGTCAGCATGTGGAGAGCCAATGA
- a CDS encoding glycosyltransferase family 4 protein encodes MLVTHPSSELYGTDRVLLESVDGFLEQHWTVAVALPVTGPLVPELQDRGVIVYRCSSPVLRKSLLSPAGVIRLVFASLIGAVKGIRVILEFKPDIIYVNTITIPLWPVLGRLSGRPVLTHVHEAEGSAPRILRIALAAPLLAATAIVANSRYSAGVHASVVPRLRGRAEIVYNGVPGPATASPARADRPQPLRVLYVGRLSHRKGVDVVIDAVGELHRRSVPVVLDVVGSVYPGYEPYEQSLRDSVGHQGLDEFVTFHGFHNDVSAFRASSDVAVVPSRLDEPFGNTAVETLLAGRPLVVSETSGLKEAAEGYQSTQFVSPGSVQELADALHRVVNEWDYFRRTAALDSTAAATKHSTQSYRDALSDLIERTVCATR; translated from the coding sequence GTGCTGGTCACACATCCAAGCAGTGAGTTGTACGGAACAGACCGGGTTCTTTTAGAGAGCGTCGATGGTTTCCTGGAACAGCATTGGACCGTTGCGGTTGCGCTACCTGTCACTGGTCCTCTTGTACCGGAACTACAGGATCGAGGGGTGATTGTTTACCGGTGCAGTTCCCCAGTGCTCCGGAAAAGTCTTTTATCCCCGGCTGGCGTCATCCGGCTGGTCTTTGCCTCTCTGATAGGCGCGGTTAAAGGAATTCGCGTCATCCTGGAATTTAAACCCGACATTATCTACGTTAATACGATAACAATTCCGCTCTGGCCAGTCCTGGGGCGCCTCAGTGGCCGCCCCGTCCTCACCCACGTCCATGAGGCGGAGGGGAGCGCTCCGCGTATCCTCAGGATCGCTTTGGCCGCACCCCTCTTGGCTGCCACCGCAATTGTTGCCAACAGCCGGTACAGCGCTGGAGTCCATGCATCCGTAGTCCCACGGTTGAGGGGAAGGGCCGAGATAGTCTACAACGGCGTTCCCGGACCGGCCACGGCATCACCTGCGCGCGCCGATCGCCCGCAACCTCTCAGAGTGCTCTATGTGGGCCGACTGTCCCATCGCAAGGGGGTGGATGTCGTGATCGATGCAGTCGGAGAACTCCATCGGCGGTCGGTCCCGGTAGTGCTCGACGTCGTCGGTTCCGTGTATCCCGGATACGAACCCTACGAGCAAAGCCTCAGGGATAGCGTCGGTCACCAGGGCCTCGATGAATTCGTGACGTTCCACGGGTTCCACAACGATGTGTCGGCGTTCAGAGCTTCTTCGGATGTGGCTGTTGTGCCATCACGACTCGACGAGCCTTTCGGCAACACAGCGGTCGAGACACTGCTGGCAGGCCGCCCCCTCGTTGTGAGTGAAACCTCCGGCCTCAAGGAGGCCGCAGAGGGTTATCAGAGTACCCAGTTCGTGAGTCCAGGCAGCGTCCAGGAACTCGCTGACGCCCTCCATCGCGTTGTGAATGAGTGGGACTACTTCCGCCGGACCGCGGCACTGGATTCCACAGCGGCGGCAACCAAACACAGTACGCAGTCCTATCGCGACGCCCTCTCCGATCTCATTGAGCGAACTGTGTGTGCAACCCGGTGA
- a CDS encoding lipopolysaccharide biosynthesis protein: MPPSTSPAAANDGYHQGKAVHGVRWSLLAVIGRQGFQICSALVLARLLGPASYGIISVASIYIVLVTLLLDQGLSAALVQRPQLAPRAAGATVSLNLITAILLGALTWLAAPPLADFFSVPELVFVLQILAVALPLKAIGIVPRAMLSRELKFRGMAVSDIVGAAIGAICGVAAALLGASYFAVVYQVIATDIVAGLILLVAAKGPAPNLHLNEVRPLLRFSMGIFGVNALAYFSRNIDNILVGRFLGVTSLSLYGMAYRVLAVPVMLFGQTVNRVMFPVFSRTSTDRDLVSGNLLKSMQVLSMLVVPVMAFTACASPLLVQLVLGDAWAEAAPLLSVLAIAGARETIFFIAPSLMRGMGKAGLNLKYEILATIAQVTGIIVGLQFGLFWVAVGYAAGGFLLTPVLLIIQSRLCGASVREQLGTIWPAVHCSAWGAAAYIAVGLLEMPDIVRLAAGFIAFMGVAILVLTAFHRRRTLVFLSRLRTLTNLRK; encoded by the coding sequence ATGCCACCGAGCACCAGCCCAGCGGCGGCCAACGACGGATACCATCAGGGGAAGGCTGTCCATGGTGTCCGCTGGTCGCTGCTCGCCGTGATCGGTCGTCAGGGCTTCCAAATCTGCAGCGCCCTGGTTCTGGCGAGACTACTTGGCCCTGCAAGCTACGGAATCATCAGCGTGGCGAGCATCTACATCGTCCTGGTGACGCTCCTCCTCGATCAGGGCCTCTCTGCCGCGCTTGTTCAGCGTCCGCAACTGGCGCCCCGAGCGGCAGGCGCAACCGTCTCCCTGAATCTGATCACTGCTATTCTGCTGGGAGCCCTCACCTGGCTCGCAGCCCCTCCACTGGCGGATTTCTTCAGCGTCCCCGAGCTGGTTTTTGTCCTGCAGATACTAGCTGTCGCTCTTCCCCTCAAAGCGATCGGTATTGTCCCCCGCGCCATGTTGTCCCGGGAACTCAAATTTCGCGGTATGGCCGTGTCAGATATTGTCGGCGCTGCGATCGGTGCGATCTGCGGTGTGGCCGCGGCGCTTCTGGGTGCCAGCTACTTTGCTGTGGTTTACCAGGTGATTGCCACTGACATCGTTGCGGGATTGATCTTGCTCGTTGCTGCGAAGGGCCCTGCCCCGAATTTGCACCTTAACGAGGTTCGGCCTCTTTTGCGCTTCAGCATGGGCATCTTCGGCGTCAACGCCTTGGCCTATTTCTCCCGCAACATTGACAACATCCTGGTTGGAAGATTTCTTGGAGTAACCTCGCTATCTCTTTACGGGATGGCGTACAGGGTGCTCGCTGTGCCAGTTATGCTCTTCGGCCAGACAGTGAATCGGGTCATGTTCCCCGTATTCTCGCGTACTTCCACTGACCGAGACCTTGTCTCGGGTAACCTCCTCAAATCGATGCAAGTGCTATCAATGCTCGTGGTGCCAGTGATGGCCTTCACAGCGTGTGCTTCCCCCCTCCTCGTGCAACTTGTTCTCGGGGATGCTTGGGCCGAGGCGGCACCGCTTCTCAGCGTATTGGCGATAGCAGGCGCCCGGGAAACCATCTTCTTCATTGCGCCTTCGCTGATGCGAGGCATGGGCAAAGCTGGCCTGAATTTGAAATACGAGATTCTAGCGACGATCGCCCAGGTGACGGGGATAATCGTCGGACTCCAGTTTGGTTTGTTTTGGGTGGCCGTCGGTTACGCCGCCGGCGGGTTTCTGTTGACACCGGTCCTTCTCATCATCCAATCACGATTGTGCGGCGCTAGCGTCCGCGAGCAGTTGGGGACGATCTGGCCCGCGGTTCACTGCAGCGCGTGGGGTGCGGCGGCCTACATCGCTGTTGGTCTTCTAGAAATGCCGGACATCGTCCGGTTGGCTGCAGGATTCATCGCTTTCATGGGTGTGGCCATTCTGGTGCTGACAGCGTTCCATCGTCGGCGGACCCTGGTTTTTCTATCCCGTCTGAGGACTTTGACCAACCTGCGAAAATAG
- a CDS encoding glycosyltransferase family 2 protein, with protein sequence MAISSREQMVIAVLTYRRPDDLAVALPELISQARSSSIPATILVIDNDPDAGARALVEGKDRELVRYVHEPVPGIAAARSRALAEAREMALLVFIDDDELPSRGWLDLLVEVQRSTGAAAVVGPVISEYVHPPERWIMAGEFFIRRRMPTGTVVTVAATNNLLLDLNQVRAMGLDFDLRFGLLGGEDTLFTRLLVQRGGKIVWCDEAIVMDRVPAQRLTRSWVLRRAFSSGNSWSRVDLELASGSHGSLLVQLRSRLKLLAAGLVRIGGGCVRGFQGLVTGSVKHRAKGLRTIARGAGMVSGAVGYVYREYRRAQPTAAAAG encoded by the coding sequence ATGGCTATCTCCAGCCGGGAACAGATGGTAATCGCGGTGTTAACCTACCGCCGGCCCGATGATCTTGCCGTAGCTCTACCAGAGCTGATCTCCCAGGCGCGATCCAGCAGCATCCCGGCTACCATCCTGGTCATCGACAATGACCCGGATGCGGGTGCCCGCGCTCTTGTGGAGGGCAAAGACCGAGAACTGGTGCGTTACGTTCACGAACCGGTTCCTGGTATTGCCGCGGCCCGGAGCCGAGCACTCGCTGAAGCCAGAGAGATGGCTCTGCTGGTGTTCATCGACGACGATGAGCTGCCGTCGCGCGGTTGGCTGGACCTCCTCGTGGAGGTCCAGCGAAGCACGGGAGCGGCCGCCGTCGTTGGTCCGGTCATCTCAGAATACGTCCACCCGCCTGAGCGGTGGATCATGGCGGGAGAATTTTTCATCCGCCGCAGAATGCCCACTGGCACTGTTGTCACCGTCGCAGCGACGAACAACCTGCTCTTGGATCTGAATCAGGTCCGAGCGATGGGTCTGGACTTCGACCTCCGGTTTGGGTTGTTGGGGGGCGAGGACACCCTGTTCACCCGGCTCCTGGTGCAACGAGGGGGCAAAATTGTGTGGTGCGATGAAGCAATCGTGATGGATCGCGTACCCGCTCAACGACTCACTCGATCCTGGGTGCTCCGACGGGCGTTCAGCAGCGGCAATAGCTGGAGCCGAGTTGATCTTGAACTGGCCAGCGGCAGCCACGGCAGCCTCCTTGTTCAACTGCGGTCGCGTCTGAAGCTGCTCGCAGCTGGACTAGTCCGCATTGGCGGAGGGTGTGTACGAGGCTTTCAGGGGTTAGTGACCGGGTCGGTAAAACACAGGGCCAAAGGGTTGCGTACCATCGCCCGGGGCGCGGGAATGGTGTCGGGAGCGGTTGGCTACGTGTACCGGGAGTACCGGCGGGCGCAACCAACCGCCGCCGCCGCCGGCTAG
- a CDS encoding PKD domain-containing protein: MTDYPALREGTVHSAVSAGPTFRTRHAGRAFTAAALCLLLACSIAIIGAPASADTAPADPLDPATPVTVSSDALPTAQINGVAWQQVIVGNIVYVAGKFSTARPAGAAPNSNTVTRNNILAYNLTTGALLSSFAPNLNGQALTIAAAPNGSRIYVGGDFTSVNGTSRLRAVALDPSSGAVISSFNPRMGGSVRAISATNDTVYLGGTFGSVGSASRTRLAAVRASDGGLLPWNPIANERVNALVLSPDETQVIIGGAFTTLNGSNRPGYGLGRVNATTGASLTLGVNDVIRNAGTDSAILSLSSDGTNFYGTGYIFGTGGNLEGAFAGNWSNGNLKWVEDCHGDTYGVWASSTAVYTAGHAHYCGNIGGFPQTEPRTWWRAVAFSKAATRTATADIYGYPSFTGRPAPELLTWFPQLDTGTATGQSQGPWTVTGTEQYVAMAGEFRNVNGRAQQGLVRFAVRDIAPNDDGPRISGSATNPALTYVRAGEVRVRWQTNWDRDNENLTYRVIRDGNTATPVHTTIRQSTFWNRPNVEFTDVGLSAGTHTYRIVTSDPFGNTVGSGTVSVNVPVGSTEPPANAAPAALFTSNVNGLTVTVDGSGSSDSDGTVASYAWDFGDGGTATGVTAAHTYATAGTYSIRLTVRDNDGASATVVRQVGVSADNPPPAGDTLARDAFGRNVASGFGSADQGGAWALGGSASLFSVGNGVGTINLNQPGIGPSASLNAISSTRTDSSVQVQLSKVGSGSGTYLWLSGRTVGASVRYQAKLHISGSGAVRLDATRVVGGGETSLMSRTVPGIQYVAGQKLQIRLRVVGVSPTIITAKVWTEGTAEPSDWLVSASDSTAALQVEGGVGLFTYLSSGAGNAPVLAQFDNLTVDQVP, encoded by the coding sequence ATGACCGACTACCCAGCGTTACGGGAGGGGACGGTCCATAGCGCTGTCTCCGCCGGTCCAACCTTCAGGACCAGGCACGCAGGACGGGCCTTTACTGCTGCCGCATTGTGTCTTTTGCTAGCGTGTTCAATCGCGATCATCGGCGCGCCCGCTAGCGCAGATACAGCACCAGCGGACCCTCTAGACCCTGCTACCCCTGTCACAGTTTCATCCGATGCCCTGCCGACCGCTCAGATCAACGGCGTCGCCTGGCAGCAGGTCATCGTCGGCAACATCGTGTACGTGGCTGGCAAGTTCAGCACGGCGCGACCGGCTGGTGCGGCTCCGAACTCGAATACAGTCACGCGAAACAATATCCTGGCGTACAACTTGACCACTGGTGCGCTTCTGTCTTCCTTCGCGCCGAACCTCAACGGTCAGGCGCTCACCATCGCGGCTGCACCCAACGGCTCCCGGATATACGTGGGTGGCGATTTCACTTCGGTAAATGGAACCTCCCGGCTCCGGGCGGTAGCACTGGACCCTTCCTCCGGAGCGGTCATATCCAGTTTCAACCCTCGGATGGGCGGGTCAGTTCGAGCCATCTCCGCCACCAACGATACCGTCTACCTGGGTGGAACATTCGGTTCCGTCGGGTCAGCCTCGCGAACGCGGCTTGCTGCCGTGCGGGCGTCCGACGGCGGCCTCCTGCCGTGGAATCCGATAGCGAACGAGCGGGTGAACGCTCTGGTATTGTCGCCCGACGAAACACAGGTCATCATCGGGGGAGCTTTCACCACCCTCAACGGGTCCAACCGGCCGGGCTACGGCCTTGGGCGGGTGAATGCGACGACCGGTGCGTCCCTGACGCTCGGTGTTAATGATGTCATCCGCAATGCGGGCACGGATTCAGCAATCCTTTCCCTTTCCTCAGACGGAACCAACTTTTACGGCACTGGCTACATCTTCGGAACCGGAGGGAACCTGGAGGGGGCCTTCGCCGGAAACTGGTCAAACGGCAACCTCAAGTGGGTAGAAGACTGCCACGGCGATACGTACGGTGTCTGGGCCTCCTCCACCGCTGTATACACAGCGGGCCATGCCCACTACTGCGGCAACATCGGAGGATTCCCGCAAACCGAGCCGCGGACGTGGTGGCGCGCCGTGGCATTCAGCAAAGCTGCAACCCGAACCGCCACGGCCGACATCTACGGTTATCCTAGCTTCACGGGTCGGCCGGCACCGGAACTTCTCACCTGGTTCCCACAGTTGGATACCGGAACGGCGACGGGGCAGTCTCAGGGGCCATGGACAGTAACCGGCACTGAACAGTATGTTGCCATGGCCGGGGAGTTCCGGAATGTGAATGGCAGGGCACAACAGGGGCTCGTCCGGTTTGCGGTGCGTGACATCGCTCCCAATGATGACGGCCCCAGGATCTCAGGCAGCGCAACGAATCCAGCCTTGACCTATGTGCGGGCCGGTGAGGTGCGCGTACGGTGGCAGACCAACTGGGACCGCGACAACGAAAACCTCACCTATAGGGTCATCCGCGACGGCAATACAGCTACACCAGTGCACACCACCATCCGGCAGTCCACCTTCTGGAACCGGCCGAACGTCGAGTTCACCGATGTCGGGCTGTCAGCGGGAACCCACACCTATCGAATAGTCACCAGCGATCCGTTCGGAAATACGGTGGGCTCGGGCACGGTCAGCGTCAACGTTCCCGTGGGCAGCACAGAGCCACCAGCTAATGCAGCCCCGGCCGCATTGTTCACGTCTAACGTCAACGGTCTGACCGTCACGGTGGATGGTTCCGGGTCAAGTGATTCTGATGGGACGGTTGCTTCTTATGCGTGGGACTTTGGCGATGGTGGTACGGCGACCGGCGTCACTGCGGCCCATACCTACGCCACGGCGGGGACGTACAGTATCCGGCTCACTGTGCGGGACAACGACGGCGCCTCCGCCACAGTGGTGCGCCAGGTTGGAGTCTCCGCTGATAACCCGCCACCGGCGGGAGATACGCTGGCACGCGACGCTTTCGGACGGAACGTGGCATCGGGGTTCGGTTCTGCAGACCAGGGAGGAGCATGGGCACTGGGTGGTTCGGCATCCCTGTTCTCTGTCGGCAACGGTGTCGGAACGATCAACCTTAACCAGCCTGGGATTGGTCCGTCGGCGAGCCTCAACGCCATATCTTCGACCCGGACTGATTCCAGCGTGCAAGTGCAGTTGTCGAAAGTGGGCAGCGGCAGCGGAACCTATCTATGGCTGTCCGGTCGTACCGTGGGCGCTTCCGTACGCTATCAGGCGAAGCTGCATATCTCAGGAAGCGGCGCTGTCCGCCTGGACGCGACGCGGGTGGTGGGTGGTGGCGAAACGTCCCTGATGTCCCGGACGGTTCCAGGCATTCAGTACGTTGCGGGACAAAAATTACAGATCCGGCTGCGGGTCGTTGGGGTGTCGCCCACCATCATCACCGCAAAAGTCTGGACGGAAGGGACCGCGGAACCATCGGATTGGCTGGTGTCTGCTTCCGATTCAACCGCAGCCTTGCAGGTGGAGGGCGGCGTCGGCCTCTTCACCTACCTGTCGAGCGGCGCGGGGAATGCACCTGTCCTAGCCCAATTCGACAATCTGACGGTCGATCAGGTGCCCTAG